One genomic region from Spirulina subsalsa PCC 9445 encodes:
- a CDS encoding protein kinase domain-containing protein gives MKDNYKWYTQVATNTPLSYRLQRGQNAVISLYGEENGKKWLLKTPRVGENPNIIANEIEIIRQLQDSSIVPELHPEYLDDSWGESEEYAMLMINNAASLGDYAEAALAGEIPLETLGEILKVSLESIDQLHRYNIIHNDLHGNNLVISINTQGEWQVYIIDFGWSYTQNDLPNWIAYERAWIAQEPEDDMNYLANDLEGRSQDEAYISLIGKFLRP, from the coding sequence ATGAAAGATAATTATAAATGGTATACTCAAGTTGCAACCAATACCCCTTTAAGTTACCGTTTACAAAGAGGGCAGAACGCTGTCATCTCTCTTTACGGTGAAGAAAACGGTAAAAAGTGGCTTCTAAAAACTCCAAGAGTAGGAGAAAATCCTAACATTATTGCTAATGAAATTGAGATTATTCGGCAATTACAAGATTCAAGTATAGTCCCTGAACTGCATCCAGAGTATTTAGATGATAGTTGGGGAGAATCAGAAGAATACGCCATGTTGATGATTAACAATGCCGCTTCTCTTGGGGATTATGCTGAAGCCGCTTTGGCTGGAGAAATTCCCCTAGAAACCTTGGGAGAAATATTAAAGGTCAGTTTGGAATCTATCGACCAGCTACATAGATATAACATCATTCATAATGACCTACATGGAAATAACCTTGTTATTTCTATTAATACCCAAGGCGAATGGCAGGTTTACATCATTGACTTCGGATGGAGTTATACCCAGAATGATCTACCGAACTGGATAGCCTATGAAAGAGCTTGGATTGCCCAAGAACCAGAAGATGATATGAACTATCTAGCCAACGACCTAGAAGGTCGCAGTCAAGACGAAGCATACATCTCGTTAATCGGTAAATTCTTAAGACCTTAA
- a CDS encoding uracil-xanthine permease family protein: MTQDPHLDPETDLAVTPDPTAYQWRWQDIVLGLQMLFVAFGALVLVPILTGLDPNVALFTAGLGTLVFQLVTGGKVPVFLASSFAFIAPIQLGVKQYGLPQTLSGLMAAGGLYLVLSLLIFWRGPGFLLRLLPPIVTGPVIMVIGLSLAPIAVNMASEAGDRYTATMALGVAAASLLATMITALFSRGWLHLVPILVGILTGYLVALPLGMVDFSPLAEAPWFAMPNFTFPVVHGPAILFLVPVAIAPAIEHFGDILAIGAVAKKEYFRDPGVHRTLLGDGLATSLAAFFGGPPNTTYSEVTGAVALTKSFNPAIMTWAALCSVLLAFVGKLGAFLSTIPTPVMGGIVVILFGTIVVIGINTLAQSGQDLLKSRNVVIMAVILVLGVGGLAVKTGNFGLEGIGLSAVLGVVLNLLIPEGQTEE, encoded by the coding sequence ATGACTCAAGATCCCCATCTCGATCCAGAAACGGATCTCGCTGTCACTCCTGATCCGACAGCCTATCAATGGCGGTGGCAGGATATTGTCCTAGGTCTACAAATGCTGTTTGTGGCCTTTGGTGCTTTAGTTTTAGTGCCGATTCTTACGGGATTGGATCCTAATGTGGCTCTCTTTACAGCCGGGTTAGGGACTTTAGTGTTTCAATTGGTGACGGGGGGAAAAGTCCCCGTTTTTTTAGCCTCGTCCTTTGCCTTTATTGCACCGATTCAACTGGGGGTTAAACAATATGGCTTACCCCAAACTCTATCCGGATTAATGGCGGCTGGAGGGTTGTATTTAGTCCTCAGTTTGCTAATTTTTTGGCGAGGGCCAGGGTTTTTATTGCGCTTACTGCCTCCCATTGTCACCGGACCTGTGATTATGGTGATCGGTCTATCTTTGGCTCCCATTGCGGTGAATATGGCCTCGGAAGCGGGCGATCGCTATACGGCAACCATGGCCTTGGGAGTGGCGGCCGCTTCGTTGTTAGCGACCATGATCACGGCCTTATTTAGTCGAGGATGGCTACATCTTGTTCCCATTTTGGTGGGGATTTTGACCGGATATTTAGTGGCCTTACCCCTTGGTATGGTGGATTTTAGCCCCTTGGCCGAGGCGCCTTGGTTTGCCATGCCTAATTTTACTTTTCCCGTGGTGCATGGGCCGGCCATCTTGTTTCTGGTCCCTGTGGCGATCGCACCTGCGATTGAACATTTTGGCGATATCTTGGCCATTGGGGCTGTGGCGAAAAAAGAGTATTTTCGAGATCCCGGTGTCCATCGCACCCTGTTGGGAGATGGTTTAGCCACCAGTTTGGCCGCCTTTTTCGGGGGGCCGCCCAATACCACCTATTCTGAAGTGACGGGGGCTGTTGCCCTAACCAAAAGCTTTAATCCGGCCATTATGACCTGGGCGGCGTTATGCTCGGTTTTATTGGCCTTTGTGGGCAAATTGGGAGCATTTTTAAGCACCATTCCCACCCCTGTTATGGGAGGAATTGTAGTGATTCTTTTTGGAACTATTGTCGTGATTGGGATTAATACCCTAGCCCAGTCAGGGCAAGATTTGTTAAAGTCCCGGAATGTAGTGATTATGGCGGTGATTTTGGTCTTAGGGGTTGGGGGTTTAGCCGTGAAAACCGGGAATTTCGGCTTAGAAGGGATTGGTTTATCCGCCGTGTTGGGTGTGGTGTTGAATTTATTGATTCCTGAAGGACAGACGGAGGAATAA